The Alkalilimnicola sp. S0819 DNA segment GGCATTACTGGGAGGCGCGCGACTTCGCGCAGACCACCCTGGAACCGCCCCTGGGCAGCGGTCCTTATCGCATCGAATCGGTGGAGCCGGGTCGGCGCATCGTCTATCGCCGGGTGGCGGATTACTGGGGCGCGGAGCTGGCGGTCAACCGCGGTCGCCACAACTTCGACCGCATCCGCTACGCTTACTACCGTGACGCCTCGGTGGCGCTGGAGGCCTTCAAGGGCGGGGCTTTCGATGTGCGCCTGGAGAATATCGCCAAGAACTGGGCCACCGCCTACGATGTGCCCGCCGCGCAAGAGGGCCGACTGAAGAAGCTGGAGACCCGCCACAGCCTGCCCGCCGGCATGCAGGGCTTCTTCTACAATACCCGCCGCCCTGTGTTCCAGGATCGCACCGTGCGCCGCGCGCTGAGCTACGCCTTCGATTTCCAGTGGACCAACAAGACGCTTTTCTACGGCGCCTATCAGCGCACGGAAAGCTTTTTCGCCAACTCGGAGCTGGCCGCCCGGGAGCCCATCTCCGAGGCGGAGCGCGAATTGCTTGCCCCTTACCGCGAACAGTTGCCCGAAGAGGTGTTCACGCAGGTCTACCAGGCGCCGAGCACCGACGGCGTGGGCCTGCCGCGGCGGAACCTGCGCATCGCCGCCCGCCTGCTCGATGAGGCCGGCTGGGAGCTGCGCGAGGGGCGCCGGGTGCATGGCGAGACCGGTCGGGTGCTGCGCTTCGAGATCCTGCTCTACAACCCCAGCTTCGAGCGGGTGGTGCTGCCCTTCATGCAGAACCTGGAGCGGCTGGGGGTGGAGGCCAGCGTGCGCACCGTGGACGCCACCCAGTACGTGGAGCGCATGAAGCAGTTCGATTTCGACCTCACCGTAGCGGTGATCGGCCAGTCTCTCTCGCCGGGCAACGAGCAGCGCCAGTACTGGGGATCTGCCGCTGCCGACACACCGGGTAGTCGCAATTACGCCGGCATCAGCGACCCGGTGGTGGATGCGCTCATCGACAGCCTCATCGCCGCCCCCGACCGCGAGGCACTCATCCACCGCACCCGCGCCCTGGACCGGGTGCTGCTGTTCGGCCACTACGTGATCCCCCATTACTACACGGATCGCTTCCGGCTGGCCTACTGGGACCGCTTCGGGCGCCCCGAGCGTATGCCGGAGTACGGCCTGCCGCTGGAGAGCACCTGGTGGGCGCGCGAGCCGGAGCCGGAGCGCTGAACATGGCCGCCTATATCCTGCGCCGTCTGCTGCTGATGATCCCCACCCTGCTGGGCATCCTGCTGTTGAACTTCGCCATCGTGCAGTTCGCCCCTGGCGGGCCGGTGGAGCGGGTGCTGGCCCAGTTGCAGGGGCAGGACGTGGGCGCCACCGCCCGGGTGGCGGGCAGCAGTGCGGGGGAAACCAGCGCGGCCGATCCTGGCGGCGACAACCGTTACCGCGGCTCCCAGGGCCTGCCGCCGGATCTGGTAGCGGACCTGGAGCGCCAGTTCGGCTTCGACCGCCCGGCCCACGAGCGTTTCCTGATCATGCTCGCGGATTATGCGCGGCTCGATTTCGGCGAGAGCTTCTACCAGGACCGCACGGTGCTGCAACTGATCGGCGACAAGCTGCCCGTGTCCGTCTCGCTGGGGCTCTGGACCACTCTGCTGGTGTATCTGATCTCCATCCCCCTTGGCATCAAGAAGGCGGTGCGCGACGGCACCCCCTTCGATTTCTGGACCAGCACCCTGGTGATCATCGGCAACGCGGTGCCCAGTTTCCTCTTCGCCGTGCTGCTGGTGGTGCTGTTCGCCGGCGGCAGCTTCCTCGACTGGTTCCCGCTGCAGGGGCTGGTGTCCGAGAACTGGGCCGATCTGAGCTGGCCGGCGCGCATCGTGGATTATTTCTGGCACATCACCCTGCCGGTGCTGGCCATGGTGATCGGCGGCTTCGCCAGTCTCACCATGCTCACCAAGAACTCCTTCCTGGAGGAGATCAACAAGCAGTACGTGACCACCGCCCGGGCCAAGGGGCTGTCCGAGCACCGGGTGCTCTACGGCCATGTGTTCCGCAACGCCATGCTGGTGGTGATCGCCGGCTTCCCCGCCGCCTTCGTCGGGATCCTCTTCACCGGCTCGCTGCTCATCGAGATCATCTTCTCCCTGGACGGCCTGGGGCTGCTCGGTTACGAGGCGGTGATCAACCGCGATTATCCGGTGATCTTCGGCACCTTGTTCATCTACACCCTGGTGGGCCTGCTGCTGAACCTGATCGGGGACCTGGCCTATGTCGCCATCGATCCGCGGATCGACTTCGAGGCGCGGGAGGGCTGAGGCATGCGATTGAGCCCCATCAACCAGCGCCGCTGGCAGCAGTTTCGCGCCAACCGTCGAGGCTGGTGGTCCCTGTGGCTGTTCCTGATCCTGTTCGGGCTGAGCCTGGCGGCGGAGCTCATCGCCAACGACAAGCCGCTGCTGATGCGCTTCCAGGGCGACTGGTACCTGCCCGTGCTGGTGAGCTACCCGGAAACCGCCTTCGGCGGGGATTTCGCCACCGAGGCCGAGTACCGAGACCCTTACGTCCAGGGTCTGATCGAGGCCCAGGGCTGGATGCTCTGGCCGCCCATCCGTTTCAGTTTCGATACCGTGGACTACGAGCTGCCGGGCCCCGCGCCCTCCGCGCCCAGCGCCCGGCACTGGCTGGGCACCGATGACCAGACGCGGGATGTGTTGGCGCGGCTGATTTACGGCTTTCGCCTGTCGGTACTGTTCGGCCTGGCGCTCACCGTGCTCAGCTCCCTGGTCGGCGTCGCCGTGGGGGCGATGCAGGGTTACTTCGGTGGGCGGCTGGACCTGTTCGGCCAGCGACTGATCGAGATCTGGTCCGGTCTGCCCATGCTGTTCGTGCTCATCATCCTCGCCAGTGTGGTCAAACCCAATTTCTGGTGGCTGCTGGGCATCATGATGCTGTTCAGCTGGACCAGCCTGGTGGGGGTGGTGCGCGCGGAGTTCCTGCGCGCACGCAACTTCGATTATGTGCGCGCCGCTCGGGCGCTGGGGGCGCCGGATCGAACCATCATCGTGCGCCATGTGCTGCCCAACGCCATGGTGGCGACCCTTACCTTCCTGCCCTTTATCCTTACCAACGGCATCGTCGCCCTGGCCGCACTGGACTTTCTCGGCCTGGGCCTGCCCGCCGGTTCGGCCTCGCTGGGTGAGCTGCTCTCCCAGGGCAAGAACAACCTGCACGCACCCTGGTTGGGCATCACCGGCTTCATGACCCTGGCGGTGAGCCTGAGCCTGCTGATCTTCATCGGCGAGGCGGCCCGGGACGCCTTCGACCCGCGCAAGAGCCTGGAGGGGCAGCCATGAGCGAGGCCCTGCTGCAGGTGCGCGATCTGCGGGCCGCCTTCGGTGGCGCGGAGGTGGTGCGTGGCGTGAGCTTCGAGCTGCATAGTGGCGAGACCCTGGCGCTGGTGGGCGAGAGCGGTTCGGGTAAATCCGTCTCGGCGCTGTCCATCCTGCAGTTGCTGCCTTATCCGCGGGCGCATCACGCCGGCGGCAGCATCCGCTTTCAGGGCGAGGAGTTGCTGGGCGCGCCGGAGCGGCTTCTGCGCCGGGTGCGCGGCGGGCGCATCGGCATGATCTTCCAGGAGCCCATGACCTCGCTGAACCCGCTGCACAGCATCGAGAAGCAGATCGGCGAGAGCCTGCGCCTGCACGGTGTCACCGACGCCGCCCGGGTGCGCGCTCGCACCCTGGAGCTACTGCGCCTGGTGCGCCTGCCCGAGCCCGAGCAGCGCCTGAAGAGCTTCCCCCACGAGCTCTCCGGCGGTCAGCGCCAGCGGGTCATGATCGCCATGGCGCTGGCCAACGAGCCCGAAGTGCTCATCGCCGACGAGCCCACCACGGCGCTGGATGTGACCATACAGGCGCAGATCCTGGAGCTTTTGCAGGATCTGCAGCGCCGTTTTCGCATGGCTCTGTTGCTGATCACCCATGATCTCAACGTGGTGCGCAAGATGGCCGACCGGGTCTGCGTGATGCGCCATGGCGTAGTGGTGGAGGAGGGCGAGGCGGCGCGACTGCTCGGCGCGCCTGAACACCCCTATACCCGGGCGCTGCTGGAGGCGGAGCCCGAGGGGCGGCCGCGCCCGGTGCCCGCCGACGCCGCCACCGTGCTGCAGGCCCGGGACATGCGGGTGTGGTTCGCGCGCAAGCGTGGCTGGTTGGGCCGCGGTCGGGACTACCTCAAGGCCGTGGACGGCATCTCCCTGAACGTCGCCCGGGGGGAGACTCTGGGCATCGTCGGCGAAAGCGGTTCGGGCAAGAGCACCCTGGGCTTTGCCCTGATGCGGCTGCTGGCCGCGCGCGGCGAGATCCTGCTCGACGGGCGCGACATTGCCCGGCTGAAGGGACGCGCCCTGCGCCCGCTGCGTCGGGATATGCAGATCGTCTTCCAGGACCCCTTCGGGAGTCTCAGCCCGCGTCTGTCCGTGGGGCAGATCGTCGCCGAAGGGCTGGAGATCCACCGCTTGGGCGGGACGGCCGCCGAGCGCGAGGGGCTGATCATCGCCGCGCTGGAGGACGTGGGCCTGGAGGCCGAGCTGCGCCATCGCTTCCCCCACGAGCTCTCCGGCGGGCAGCGTCAGCGGGTGGCCTTCGCCCGGGCGCTGGCCCTGAAGCCGCGATTATTGTTGCTGGACGAGCCCACCTCGGCCCTGGACCGGCCCGTACAGGCCCAGGTGGTGGAGTTGCTGCGGGAACTGCAGGCGCGCCACGGCCTGGCCTATGTCTTCATCAGCCACGATCTGAAGGTGGTGCGCGCGGTGAGTCACCGCATCCTGGTCATGAACCAGGGCCGGGTGGTGGAGGCCGGCGATGCCGAGCAGGTCTTCGAGCGGCCCCGCGAACCCTACACCCAGGCCTTGCTGGCCGCCGCGCTGGACATGAAGCCGCCGGAGGAATCGTTGTGCAGCCTGCGTGGTCCGGGTGGAGATGAAGACGGGAATCCGGGTTCCTGAGGTTTCCGCCCCGCCCCGGTGCTTGGGGCTCGATTCCGCTGCGCTGCACCGCGGCTACGGGTCAGGCGGGGCTTTCTGCTATCCTCTCCTCCCGCCTCACACACTGAAGCCCTAGCATCATGGAACCCGTAATCGCCCTGGTCGGCCGCCCCAACGTGGGCAAGTCCACCCTGTTCAACTACCTCACCCGCACCCGCGACGCGCTGGTGGCGGATTATCCGGGCCTGACCCGAGACCGCCAGTATGGCCGCGGCCGGGTGGGCGAGCGCCCCTACATCGTGGTGGACACCGGTGGGCTGGGCGACGACCCGGAAGGGGTGGAAGCGGGCATGCACAGTCATGCCATGCGCGCGGTGCAGGAATGCGATGCGCTGCTCTTTCTGGTGGACGCCCGCGCCGGGGTGACCGCGGCGGACGAGGAACTGGCGCGCATCCTGCGCCGCCTGGGCCGGCCGGTGTACCTGGTCACCAACAAGGTCGACGGGCTGGACCAGCGCAGCGCCGGGCTGGATTTCCACTCTCTGGGCCTGGGCGACCCCTGGCCGGTGGCGGCCAGCCATGGCCGCGGCGTGGCCGCCATGATGGAGACGGTGCTGGAGGAAGTGCCGGGCCGCGAGGACAGCGCCGAGGAGCTGGTGGCCGAGCAAGGCGGCATCAAGGTCGCCGTGGTGGGGCGGCCCAACGTGGGCAAGTCCACCCTGGTCAACCGCTTGTTGGGCGAAGAGCGGGTGCTGGTCTACGACATGCCCGGCACCACCCGCGACAGCATCTTCATCCCCTTCGAGCGGGACGGGCAGCGCTACACCCTGATCGACACCGCCGGGGTGCGCCGCCGCGCCCGGGTCAAGGAGGCGGTGGAGAAGTTCTCGGCCATCAAGACCCTGCAGGCCATCGAGGCGGCCAATGTGGTGGTGATGGTGGTGGACGCGAAAGAAGGCGTGACCGACCAGGACGCGGGTCTGGCCGGCCATGTGCTCGATGCCGGCCGGGCACTGGTGCTGGTGCTGAACAAATGGGACGGCCTGGAACACTCGGAGAAGGATCGGGTGCGGCGCAGCCTGGACGTGAAGCTCGGCTTTCTGGAATTCGCCCGGCAGCACAATATCTCCGCGCTGCACGGTACCGGCGTGGGGCTGATCCTGAAAAGCGTGAACAAGGCCTATGCCGCGGCCATGCGCAAGATGAGCACGCCGGAGCTGAATGAAGTGCTTGCCCAGGCCATCAGCGCCCACGAGCCGCCGCTGGTCCAGGGCCGGCGGATCAAGCTGCGCTATGCCCACCAGGGCGGCCAGAACCCGCCGGTGATCGTCGTGCACGGTAATCAGACCGCCAGGGTGCCGGCCACCTACAAGCGCTATCTGGTCAATACCTTCCGCAAGGCCTTCGACCTGGCGGGCACCCCGGTGCGGGTGGACTTCAAGACCAGCGAAAACCCTTATGCCGGCCGCGTGAACAAGCTCACGCCCCGGCAGGTCGCCAAGAAGCGCCGCATGATCCGCCACTACAAGAAGAAGTAGGGCGGCGCCGCTCAGACCTGCAGCAGGTACGCGCCGCAGGGCCCCTGGACACCGGCCAGGGGGGCGGCCCGGGTCATCGCCGCCAGCGCCGCCGCATGATCCGGGCCGTGGTCTTCCAGCAGCCCCTCCAGGGTGTCGGGCTCCAGCGCTTCGGCCAGGTTCGCGCTGAGCAGCAGATAGCGCTGACCGGGGCGCCGGGGTTCGCTGTACAGCGCCGGTTCCAGAAATTCCTCTTCGCCGAGGCGGCTGCCCGCCGCCGCATCCAGCTGGCCCGGCCCCAGGGGTTCCAGCCGTCCCTCGCGTATCCGCCAGCCTTGCAACGCCCCGATCTGGGCGAGCAGCACGGTCTCCGCATCGGCGCAGAACACCGTCAGCCCACAACCCGCGGAGCCTGCGCCACGCCGGAACCGGGCCAGCAGCAAACGGTTGGCCAGTTGCAGCAGATACACCGGGTCGCCGTCCTGCGCCAGCCAGTTGCCGGGCGCCTGGCGGGCCAGGGTGTGGGGCAGGCCCTGCAGCACCTGTCGGGCGGCGATCAGTTGGGCCTGGTCCGCGTAGTCGGGGAGCAGGGCCAGCTCCTTATCGGCGGCGTACAGGTAAGGGGCACTGTTCTTGGCGCCGGGGGAGGCGGGACCGAGGCTGGCGTGGCACTGGAACATGAAGGTTTTCTAGGGTTTTTTCCGAGCCGCGAAATGGTGCCCCGGGCAGGATTCGAACCTGCGACCTATCGCTTAGGAGGCGATTGCTCTATCCAGCTGAGCTACCGGGGCGCGGGCGGGGAGTATAACAGCGCCGGCCGTGGGGCCTGTAGTCGACGAAAAAGCCGGCACAAGGGCCGGCTTGGGTGGGGACCTGGTCGTCCCGGTGTCTGGTGGAGCCGAGGGGAGTCGAACCCCTGACCTCAGCAGTGCGATTGCTGCGCTCTCCCAACTGAGCTACGGCCCCGGAAAGCGCAGATCTTATCACCCGCTTCGAGCAGTGCAAAGTGCTCGCGCCGGGCGCTAAGCTATGGGCCAAGCAGCTTACAGGCGGATGGTGGTGTGCGAATCTCGGTGGTGATTCCCGTGCTCGATGAGGCAGCGGCGCTGCCGGCGACCCTGGCCGCCCTCGCTCCGCTGCGGGCGGCGGGCCATGAGCTGATCGTCGCCGACGGCGGCAGCGAGGACGGCTCCCGCGCGGCGAACGAGCCGGCTGTGGACCGTTGGCTGGCGGCGCCGCGGGGGCGCGCACGCCAGATGAATGCCGGCGCGGCGGCGGCGAGGGGGGAACTGCTGTGGTTCGTGCACGCCGACACCCGGGCGAGTGCGGCGGCCAGCGCGCAGATTCAGGCCTTGCGCGCTTCGCCCGGGCTCTGGGGGCGCTTCGATGTGCGGATCGAGGGGCGTTCGCCCTGGCTGCCGATGGTGGGGTGGTTGATGAACCGGCGCTCGCGCCTTACCGGCATCGCCACCGGGGATCAGGGGATCTTCATTGGGCGTGCGCTGTTCGAGCGGCTAGGCGGTTTTCCCGATCAGCCCCTGATGGAGGACGTGGCGCTCAGCCGTCGGCTGCGGGCGGAAAGCCCGCCACTGTGCCTGCGCGGCCCTTTGGTCACCTCGGGGCGGCGCTGGGATGAGCGCGGGGCGCTGCGCACCATCTTCCTGATGTGGCGCCTGCGCCTGGCCTACGCCTTGGGGGCGGACCCGGCACTGCTCGCCAAGCGATATCGCTAGGGAGGCACGGATCAAGCCCCTTGGACTTTGCTGGCCACCAGCCGGTCAGAGGCCCAAGGGGTTTGATCTGCGTCTTTTGGGCCGGGTGTCCGCCTAGCGGCGCAGCATCTCGCGCCCCTGGCGTCGGGCGTCCTCCAGACGCTGCTGCCGACCACCGTCCAGCTCGTCCAGGTTCACCCCCGGCTGGGTCCGCTGGGCCCGAGCCTGCTCGGCGGGATTGCTCATGGTGTAGCCCCGCGGCACCTGGAAGTGCCCCTCGGGTAGGTTCTGGTTCAGCTGTAGCGCTGTGATTTCCTGGCGTAGCCGCCCTTGGGGGCCTTCGGTGCGCATCTTCAGGCCCAGCCGCGCCTGTTGTTCGCCGGTGAGCTGGTCGGCGAGTTCGCAGGGTTCGAATTCCACGCCCAGGCTCTCGTAGCCGGCCCGCTGGCGCGTGCTGAGCTGGTGAAAACCCAGCTGGAATGCGACGAGATCACCCTCGGCCATGGCCTCGGCGGAGAAGTAGCTGTCCTGGCAGTGACGGCCGTTGGCGAGCAGTCGGTAGTGGCGGGTGGGATAGCCGGCGATCTCCGGGCCTGGCCCCATCTCGCGCAGTTCGGGTTGTACCGTCTGGCGCCGGCGGGTCTCGCGGGGCAGGTCCGGCGCCTGTTCCGGCACCCAGGCCATGTCCAGGATGATCTGCGCGTTTTCGTCCACCGCGTAGTAGCGGCCTCGTGCCGCGTCAATCAGCAGATAGCGCCCGGTTTCCATGTCCAGACGCGCTTGCTGGCCCGCCACCGACATGGTGGCGGCACTCTGGCCGGGCAGTTTCAGTTCCATCACCGTGGCGGCATGGGCGCCGGCGCCGGTGAGGGCAAGAGCGATTGCGGCCAGGGATCGGCAGGAGAAGATGCTCATGGACGGGTTCCGTATGTAGGGATTCTTTGCCTTGATGGTAACGGCACACGCATGGTTTGGCAGCCCCCGCGGCTGGCAGTATTCTAGGCGGTCCCAGGCACCAGTCGGAGAGCCCGGAATATGTTCCTCGAGCGCAACCCCCGTTTCGTCAGCCGCCTCACCCGTGACACGCTGGCGCTGATACTCGCCGGGGGGCGGGGCGGTCGGCTGGTCAGCCTCACTGAATGGCGCACCAAGCCCGCCGTGCCCTTCGGCGGCAAGTTCCGGCTGATCGACTTCCCGCTGTCCAACTGCATCAATTCCGGCATACGCCGCATCGGCGTGGTCACCCAGTACAAGGCCCACTCGCTGATCCAGCATGTCCAGCGGGGCTGGGGCTTTCTGCGCGGCGAGTTCGGTGAGTTCGTGGAGATCATTCCCGCTCAGCAGCGCCTGGACAAGCCGCTGTGGTTCGCCGGGACCGCCGACGCGGTTTATCAGAACATCGACATCATCAAGGCCCATAATCCCAGCTACGTGCTGGTGCTGGCCGGCGATCACGTCTACAAGATGGACTACGGCGCGCTGATCGCCCGGCATGTGGAAAGCGGCGCGGACATGACCGTGGGCTGCGTGGAAATGCCCCGGGAACGCGCTAGGGCCTTCGGTGTGATGAGCGCCGATGAGCAGGGGCGGGTACGGCGTTTCACCGAAAAGCCCGCCGAGCCCGAACCCATGCCGGGCAAGCCGGATCGGGCCCTGGTGTCCATGGGCATCTACGTCTTCAACCGCGAGTACTTGTTCGAGCGCCTGCGCCAGGACGCCCAGGACATCGATTCCGCCCGGGATTTCGGCAAGGATTTGATCCCCGCGGCCATCGCCCATGACCGGGTCATGGCCTGGCCCTTCAGCGACTCCGATACCGGTGCCCAGCCCTACTGGCGCGACGTGGGCACGGTGGATGCCTTCTACGAGGCCAACCAGGAATTGATCCGGGAGAGCCCGGAGCTGGACATCTACGACGAGCAATGGCCCATCTGGACTTATCAGGCGCAGTTGCCGCCGGCGAAGTTCATCTATGACGAGGACGGGCGGCGGGGCATGGCGGTGAACAGCATGGTCTCCGGGGGTGACATCATCGCCGGGGCCACGGTACGCAACTCCCTGCTCTTCTCCCAGGTGGTGGTGCGCCCGGGCAGCTTGGTGGAGGACGCGGTGATCCTGCCGGATGTGGTGCTGGCGGAGGGCTGCCGGGTGCGCCGTTGCGTGATCGACGAAGGCTGCCGTCTGCCGGCCGGGACCGTGATCGGTGAGGACGGGGAAGCCGATCGGCGCCGCTACTACGTTACCCCCAAGGGGGTCGTGCTGGTCACCGCGGAGATGCTGGGCCAGGACGTGGCCCACGTGCGTTGAACGTACGGGGAGATGGTGCCGGGAGTGGGACTTGAACCCACACTCTGTCGCCAGAACCGGATTTTGAGTCCGGCGCGTCTACCAATTCCGCCATCCCGGCCGGATGCGCAGGCGGCAGAGTATACGGCAGCTCCCCGCCGCCTTGGAAGGGCTGAATCGTGCGGCTATCGCGCGCGGGAACGCATCCTGCTAGTATCCGCCGCGACATGCAACGCGCCGATTTCCACTTCGAGCTCCCCCCGGAACTGATCGCCGAGCACCCGCTGGCGCAGCGCAGTGGCAGCCGTCTGCTGTGCCTGAA contains these protein-coding regions:
- a CDS encoding extracellular solute-binding protein, coding for MRLSAYRFPLLAALLLALSCATASAAEHAIAMYGEPKYGPDFSHFDYANPDAPKGGRLRLSALGSFDSLNPFILKGQGATGLGMIYDTLTVSSADEPFTQYGLLAERIEVPEDRSWVRFTLREQARFHDGEPVTVEDVIYSFNLLREKGHPQYRLYWASVSAVERSGPRSVTFRFEGGQNREMPLIVGSLPVLPRHYWEARDFAQTTLEPPLGSGPYRIESVEPGRRIVYRRVADYWGAELAVNRGRHNFDRIRYAYYRDASVALEAFKGGAFDVRLENIAKNWATAYDVPAAQEGRLKKLETRHSLPAGMQGFFYNTRRPVFQDRTVRRALSYAFDFQWTNKTLFYGAYQRTESFFANSELAAREPISEAERELLAPYREQLPEEVFTQVYQAPSTDGVGLPRRNLRIAARLLDEAGWELREGRRVHGETGRVLRFEILLYNPSFERVVLPFMQNLERLGVEASVRTVDATQYVERMKQFDFDLTVAVIGQSLSPGNEQRQYWGSAAADTPGSRNYAGISDPVVDALIDSLIAAPDREALIHRTRALDRVLLFGHYVIPHYYTDRFRLAYWDRFGRPERMPEYGLPLESTWWAREPEPER
- a CDS encoding microcin C ABC transporter permease YejB; protein product: MAAYILRRLLLMIPTLLGILLLNFAIVQFAPGGPVERVLAQLQGQDVGATARVAGSSAGETSAADPGGDNRYRGSQGLPPDLVADLERQFGFDRPAHERFLIMLADYARLDFGESFYQDRTVLQLIGDKLPVSVSLGLWTTLLVYLISIPLGIKKAVRDGTPFDFWTSTLVIIGNAVPSFLFAVLLVVLFAGGSFLDWFPLQGLVSENWADLSWPARIVDYFWHITLPVLAMVIGGFASLTMLTKNSFLEEINKQYVTTARAKGLSEHRVLYGHVFRNAMLVVIAGFPAAFVGILFTGSLLIEIIFSLDGLGLLGYEAVINRDYPVIFGTLFIYTLVGLLLNLIGDLAYVAIDPRIDFEAREG
- a CDS encoding ABC transporter permease gives rise to the protein MRLSPINQRRWQQFRANRRGWWSLWLFLILFGLSLAAELIANDKPLLMRFQGDWYLPVLVSYPETAFGGDFATEAEYRDPYVQGLIEAQGWMLWPPIRFSFDTVDYELPGPAPSAPSARHWLGTDDQTRDVLARLIYGFRLSVLFGLALTVLSSLVGVAVGAMQGYFGGRLDLFGQRLIEIWSGLPMLFVLIILASVVKPNFWWLLGIMMLFSWTSLVGVVRAEFLRARNFDYVRAARALGAPDRTIIVRHVLPNAMVATLTFLPFILTNGIVALAALDFLGLGLPAGSASLGELLSQGKNNLHAPWLGITGFMTLAVSLSLLIFIGEAARDAFDPRKSLEGQP
- a CDS encoding ABC transporter ATP-binding protein produces the protein MSEALLQVRDLRAAFGGAEVVRGVSFELHSGETLALVGESGSGKSVSALSILQLLPYPRAHHAGGSIRFQGEELLGAPERLLRRVRGGRIGMIFQEPMTSLNPLHSIEKQIGESLRLHGVTDAARVRARTLELLRLVRLPEPEQRLKSFPHELSGGQRQRVMIAMALANEPEVLIADEPTTALDVTIQAQILELLQDLQRRFRMALLLITHDLNVVRKMADRVCVMRHGVVVEEGEAARLLGAPEHPYTRALLEAEPEGRPRPVPADAATVLQARDMRVWFARKRGWLGRGRDYLKAVDGISLNVARGETLGIVGESGSGKSTLGFALMRLLAARGEILLDGRDIARLKGRALRPLRRDMQIVFQDPFGSLSPRLSVGQIVAEGLEIHRLGGTAAEREGLIIAALEDVGLEAELRHRFPHELSGGQRQRVAFARALALKPRLLLLDEPTSALDRPVQAQVVELLRELQARHGLAYVFISHDLKVVRAVSHRILVMNQGRVVEAGDAEQVFERPREPYTQALLAAALDMKPPEESLCSLRGPGGDEDGNPGS
- the der gene encoding ribosome biogenesis GTPase Der, with amino-acid sequence MEPVIALVGRPNVGKSTLFNYLTRTRDALVADYPGLTRDRQYGRGRVGERPYIVVDTGGLGDDPEGVEAGMHSHAMRAVQECDALLFLVDARAGVTAADEELARILRRLGRPVYLVTNKVDGLDQRSAGLDFHSLGLGDPWPVAASHGRGVAAMMETVLEEVPGREDSAEELVAEQGGIKVAVVGRPNVGKSTLVNRLLGEERVLVYDMPGTTRDSIFIPFERDGQRYTLIDTAGVRRRARVKEAVEKFSAIKTLQAIEAANVVVMVVDAKEGVTDQDAGLAGHVLDAGRALVLVLNKWDGLEHSEKDRVRRSLDVKLGFLEFARQHNISALHGTGVGLILKSVNKAYAAAMRKMSTPELNEVLAQAISAHEPPLVQGRRIKLRYAHQGGQNPPVIVVHGNQTARVPATYKRYLVNTFRKAFDLAGTPVRVDFKTSENPYAGRVNKLTPRQVAKKRRMIRHYKKK
- a CDS encoding TIGR04283 family arsenosugar biosynthesis glycosyltransferase, encoding MRISVVIPVLDEAAALPATLAALAPLRAAGHELIVADGGSEDGSRAANEPAVDRWLAAPRGRARQMNAGAAAARGELLWFVHADTRASAAASAQIQALRASPGLWGRFDVRIEGRSPWLPMVGWLMNRRSRLTGIATGDQGIFIGRALFERLGGFPDQPLMEDVALSRRLRAESPPLCLRGPLVTSGRRWDERGALRTIFLMWRLRLAYALGADPALLAKRYR
- the glgC gene encoding glucose-1-phosphate adenylyltransferase translates to MFLERNPRFVSRLTRDTLALILAGGRGGRLVSLTEWRTKPAVPFGGKFRLIDFPLSNCINSGIRRIGVVTQYKAHSLIQHVQRGWGFLRGEFGEFVEIIPAQQRLDKPLWFAGTADAVYQNIDIIKAHNPSYVLVLAGDHVYKMDYGALIARHVESGADMTVGCVEMPRERARAFGVMSADEQGRVRRFTEKPAEPEPMPGKPDRALVSMGIYVFNREYLFERLRQDAQDIDSARDFGKDLIPAAIAHDRVMAWPFSDSDTGAQPYWRDVGTVDAFYEANQELIRESPELDIYDEQWPIWTYQAQLPPAKFIYDEDGRRGMAVNSMVSGGDIIAGATVRNSLLFSQVVVRPGSLVEDAVILPDVVLAEGCRVRRCVIDEGCRLPAGTVIGEDGEADRRRYYVTPKGVVLVTAEMLGQDVAHVR